From a single Chloroflexia bacterium SDU3-3 genomic region:
- a CDS encoding CPBP family intramembrane metalloprotease: MRRMSDAGAPAWYQTLWGGSTMEMLKKHPLLAFYVVACAVTWAFHIPLALAAVGAVGWKLPAWAHVLGALGPVTASLGVTWATRGPTGLRDLARRATSWQGGWGWLAFALLSPGACFLAAGAAISLFRGDTTALAGFGYATELPQLGWLGTWLLWTLTFGLCEELGWRGFMLPRLQQGRGAYHATLLLGLLWAFWHVPSFFYNMPANPMVWVAFLISILAGSVVMTWLYNSTGGSILIPALWHGAFDTAVAGADGMVAGAVNACVIAGAIVILRRYGPDALAPQPKQVLGGGQQ, encoded by the coding sequence ATGCGCCGAATGTCTGACGCGGGTGCGCCCGCATGGTACCAAACGCTGTGGGGCGGCAGCACTATGGAGATGCTCAAAAAGCATCCGCTGCTGGCCTTCTACGTGGTGGCCTGCGCCGTCACCTGGGCCTTCCACATCCCGCTGGCGCTGGCCGCCGTGGGCGCGGTGGGCTGGAAGCTGCCAGCCTGGGCGCATGTGCTGGGCGCGCTTGGCCCGGTCACGGCCTCGCTAGGCGTCACCTGGGCCACGCGCGGCCCCACCGGGCTGCGCGACCTGGCGCGGCGGGCCACCAGCTGGCAGGGCGGCTGGGGCTGGCTGGCCTTCGCGCTGCTCAGCCCCGGCGCGTGCTTCTTGGCGGCGGGCGCGGCCATCTCGCTGTTCCGGGGCGACACCACCGCGCTGGCGGGCTTCGGCTACGCCACCGAGCTGCCCCAGCTTGGCTGGCTGGGCACCTGGCTGCTGTGGACGCTGACCTTCGGTCTGTGCGAGGAGCTGGGCTGGCGCGGCTTCATGCTGCCCCGCCTGCAGCAGGGGCGCGGGGCCTACCACGCCACGCTGCTGCTGGGCCTGCTCTGGGCCTTCTGGCACGTGCCCTCGTTCTTCTACAACATGCCCGCCAACCCCATGGTGTGGGTCGCCTTCCTGATCAGCATCCTGGCCGGGTCGGTGGTGATGACGTGGCTCTACAACAGCACCGGCGGCAGCATCCTCATCCCCGCGCTGTGGCACGGCGCGTTCGACACGGCGGTGGCCGGGGCCGATGGGATGGTGGCCGGTGCGGTGAACGCCTGCGTGATCGCGGGCGCTATCGTGATTCTGCGGCGGTACGGGCCAGATGCGCTCGCGCCGCAGCCCAAGCAGGTCTTGGGCGGGGGGCAACAATGA
- a CDS encoding MFS transporter has product MTQEKTAQGMRAFMTIWLGELVSIIGSGLTGFALGVWVYQSTGSATLFALISLFTTLPGILVAPLAGALVDRWDRRMVMFVADTGAALCTLAIATLLWSSALEVWHIYIAMGIASLCGAFQQPAYKVAATLLVPRERFGQASGLMQIGNGAQYIISPVIAGLLVGVVGIKGVVLVDFATYFCAMFALLAVRIPRPAATEAGSAGRGSIWGEIAQCWHYLRQRSGLLSVIAVLTFGNFMTAFISVLAAPLMLSFADTAVLGLTMSIAGTGMLIGSIVLGVTGGPKRLIRGMTAAMAAGSLGMVFMGVRQDAVLITAACFVFFFSMPFVQGCYDTIIRSKVEADLQGRMFAVSSGVIQFAAVAAYVLAGPLSEYVFQPMMAQGGSLAPSVGALIGAGPGRGIALLFIVFGVLALVVTGLGYANPHMRNVERELPDVAPAQPLGEPQLVPAD; this is encoded by the coding sequence ATGACACAGGAGAAGACGGCCCAGGGCATGCGGGCCTTCATGACCATCTGGCTGGGCGAGCTGGTCTCGATCATCGGCAGCGGCCTCACCGGCTTCGCGCTGGGTGTGTGGGTCTACCAGAGCACCGGCTCGGCCACCTTGTTCGCGCTGATCTCGCTGTTCACCACGCTGCCGGGCATCCTGGTCGCGCCGCTGGCCGGGGCCTTGGTGGACCGCTGGGATCGGCGGATGGTGATGTTCGTGGCCGACACCGGCGCGGCGCTCTGCACCCTGGCCATCGCCACGCTGCTCTGGAGCAGCGCGCTGGAGGTCTGGCATATCTACATCGCTATGGGCATCGCCTCGCTGTGCGGGGCCTTCCAGCAGCCCGCCTACAAGGTGGCGGCCACGCTGCTGGTGCCGCGCGAGCGCTTCGGGCAGGCCAGCGGCCTGATGCAGATCGGCAACGGCGCGCAGTACATCATCTCGCCTGTGATCGCGGGCCTGCTGGTGGGCGTGGTGGGCATCAAGGGCGTGGTGCTGGTGGATTTCGCCACCTACTTCTGCGCCATGTTCGCCCTGCTGGCGGTGCGCATCCCGCGCCCCGCCGCCACCGAGGCGGGCAGCGCCGGGCGCGGCTCGATTTGGGGCGAGATCGCGCAGTGCTGGCACTACCTGCGCCAGCGCAGCGGCCTGCTGAGCGTGATCGCGGTGCTGACCTTCGGCAACTTTATGACGGCCTTTATCTCGGTGCTGGCCGCGCCGCTGATGCTCTCGTTTGCCGACACGGCGGTGCTGGGCCTCACCATGTCGATCGCGGGCACGGGCATGCTGATCGGCAGCATCGTGCTGGGCGTGACGGGCGGCCCCAAGCGGCTGATCCGGGGCATGACGGCGGCGATGGCGGCTGGCTCGCTGGGCATGGTGTTCATGGGCGTGCGCCAGGATGCGGTGCTGATCACCGCCGCCTGCTTCGTGTTCTTCTTCTCCATGCCGTTCGTGCAGGGCTGCTACGACACGATCATCCGCAGCAAGGTCGAGGCCGACCTGCAGGGCCGCATGTTCGCGGTCTCCAGCGGGGTCATCCAGTTCGCCGCCGTGGCCGCCTATGTGCTGGCCGGGCCGCTGAGCGAGTATGTGTTCCAGCCGATGATGGCCCAGGGCGGCAGCCTGGCCCCCAGCGTGGGCGCGCTGATCGGCGCAGGCCCAGGGCGCGGCATCGCGCTGCTGTTTATCGTCTTCGGCGTGCTGGCGCTGGTGGTCACTGGGCTGGGCTACGCCAACCCCCACATGCGCAACGTGGAGCGCGAGCTGCCCGATGTGGCCCCGGCCCAGCCGCTGGGCGAGCCGCAGCTAGTGCCCGCCGACTAG
- a CDS encoding NAD-dependent epimerase/dehydratase family protein — protein sequence MSATPLPDGAARLRLRMRWDQIVGSGRPAQLRVAVLASFTAQPLAPYLGVALEDAAPAEIWVGPYNQIVPQCLSAESELAHFGPDLLVVWPRLEELWGGELPLDGDPAAQIDDAAALAEACLGAASRLGARLLFVLPAVPELRPLGLGDAGSPRAVSATAAAVRESLRGQLAGRQGVALLDAEDLVRTVGAARAYNRRMQAVARIPFSEEVFHLAGQRMARLLALSQRAAPRLLVIVPDDVLWGGSLAELGPSGVDVAEGGPGELHRQIQAFLLEQRRAGNRLAICGDYAKASLREVLARREMLLRREHLVGWQTDPRPCAALRALAEDTRTALADVVLITASAACATAVAAQFPEVALVQLPEDAAEWLAAFQASPVLDMPPRVAAPAPSPAAQPRAAKPSLADFLARLALKVEVAPAEPHELAHVVHLTHHTSEFHLTGEQYDQPALDAFLAQPGAECWLIRVSDRLGDYGDAGALLLRAESGTLEVATFLLNCRVLGRNVEYEVLRRLATIASERGCAQVRLLHRPTERNAVAGAFVRAVGGQPAPEGGASATLTPAQLAALAPQGQAPSSCGADLPAPSPSAVSPAARFLAARVARLGEDGARAVAERFASFQRGEQLLEAVQAYRRRSRPDMDVAYVAPRTPLEGQLADVWGEVLGLDRIGVRDNFFHLGGHSILATQLVMRLYDVLGIELPVRIFFETPTIESMAQAIDIVRRTGDDTAFIAEAPEYVKAEAVLDPSITAEGARPAEHTSDPRRIFLTGGTGYLGAFLLAELLRRTSATIYCHARARDEQDALARIAANLQHYGLWDEAQRHRLVPVVGDLAQPLLGLSEERFLELADLIDVIYHAGAITSFIYPYTTLKPTNVLGTQEVLRLASRIRLKPVHLTSTLYVFGPGDKHEDGGPMREDDIPEHVETMHIGYRQSKWVAERLLLLARERGIPVAIYRPSRIAGHSHTGACQTNDFVWRMIRACIDASSVFNQDMTMDMVPVDYVSEAIVHLSLRPESLNQVFHLTNPKVPRLDEIVEWSQSYGYPIRREPYETWRARLKVAAERSNQNASFALVPFLPQDLSRQQLGDLPFDASNTLAGLAGSGIACPLIDETRFHVYLDYFTQSGFLRTPQEVGAVLEEAGVA from the coding sequence ATGAGTGCGACACCTTTGCCCGATGGGGCGGCGCGGCTGCGGCTGCGCATGCGCTGGGATCAGATCGTGGGGTCGGGGCGGCCCGCCCAGCTACGCGTGGCGGTGCTGGCCAGCTTCACCGCTCAGCCGCTCGCGCCCTACCTGGGCGTGGCGCTGGAGGACGCGGCCCCGGCGGAGATCTGGGTCGGCCCGTACAACCAGATCGTGCCGCAGTGCCTGAGCGCCGAGAGCGAGCTGGCCCACTTCGGCCCCGACCTGCTGGTGGTGTGGCCGCGCCTGGAGGAGCTGTGGGGCGGCGAGCTGCCGCTGGATGGCGACCCGGCGGCCCAGATCGACGATGCCGCCGCGCTGGCGGAGGCCTGCCTGGGCGCGGCCAGCCGCCTGGGCGCGCGGCTGCTGTTCGTGCTGCCCGCCGTGCCCGAGCTGCGCCCGCTGGGCCTGGGCGACGCGGGTAGCCCGCGCGCCGTGTCCGCCACCGCCGCCGCCGTGCGCGAGTCGCTGCGCGGCCAGCTGGCCGGGCGGCAGGGTGTGGCGCTGCTGGATGCCGAGGATCTGGTGCGCACCGTGGGCGCGGCCCGCGCCTACAACCGCCGCATGCAGGCGGTGGCCCGCATCCCCTTCTCGGAAGAGGTGTTCCACCTAGCCGGGCAGCGCATGGCCCGCCTGCTGGCCCTGAGCCAGCGCGCCGCCCCGCGCCTGCTGGTGATCGTGCCTGACGATGTGCTGTGGGGCGGCTCGCTGGCCGAGCTTGGCCCCAGCGGCGTGGATGTGGCCGAGGGCGGCCCCGGCGAGCTGCACCGCCAGATCCAGGCCTTCCTGCTGGAGCAGCGGCGGGCGGGCAACCGCCTGGCGATCTGCGGCGACTACGCCAAGGCCTCGCTGCGCGAGGTGCTGGCCCGCCGCGAGATGCTGCTGCGCCGCGAGCACCTGGTGGGCTGGCAGACCGACCCGCGCCCCTGCGCCGCGCTGCGCGCGCTGGCCGAGGACACCCGCACGGCCCTGGCCGATGTGGTGCTGATCACCGCCAGCGCGGCCTGCGCCACCGCCGTGGCCGCGCAGTTCCCCGAGGTGGCGCTGGTGCAGCTGCCCGAGGACGCCGCCGAGTGGCTCGCCGCGTTTCAGGCCAGCCCCGTGCTGGACATGCCGCCCCGCGTCGCCGCGCCCGCGCCCAGCCCCGCCGCCCAGCCCCGCGCGGCCAAGCCCAGCCTGGCCGACTTCCTGGCGCGGCTGGCGCTGAAGGTGGAGGTGGCCCCCGCCGAGCCACACGAGCTGGCCCACGTGGTCCATCTGACCCACCACACATCCGAGTTCCACCTGACTGGCGAGCAGTACGACCAGCCCGCGCTCGATGCCTTCCTGGCCCAGCCGGGGGCCGAGTGCTGGCTCATCCGCGTCAGCGACCGCCTGGGCGACTACGGCGACGCGGGCGCGCTGCTGCTGCGGGCCGAGAGCGGCACCCTGGAGGTGGCGACCTTCCTGCTGAACTGCCGCGTTCTGGGCCGCAATGTGGAGTACGAGGTGCTGCGACGGCTGGCCACGATCGCCAGCGAGCGCGGCTGCGCCCAGGTGCGCCTGCTCCACCGCCCCACCGAGCGCAACGCGGTGGCCGGGGCCTTTGTGCGGGCCGTGGGCGGCCAGCCCGCCCCCGAGGGCGGCGCGAGCGCCACGCTGACCCCGGCCCAGCTGGCCGCGCTGGCCCCCCAGGGCCAGGCCCCATCCAGCTGCGGCGCGGATCTGCCCGCGCCTAGCCCCAGCGCGGTCTCGCCCGCCGCCCGCTTCCTGGCGGCCCGCGTCGCGCGGCTGGGCGAGGATGGCGCGCGGGCCGTGGCCGAGCGCTTCGCCAGCTTCCAGCGCGGCGAGCAGCTGCTAGAGGCCGTGCAGGCCTACCGCCGCCGTTCGCGCCCCGATATGGATGTGGCCTATGTGGCCCCGCGCACCCCGCTGGAGGGCCAGCTGGCCGACGTGTGGGGCGAGGTGCTGGGACTCGACCGCATCGGCGTGCGCGACAACTTCTTTCACCTGGGCGGGCACTCCATCCTGGCCACCCAGCTGGTGATGCGCCTGTACGACGTGCTGGGCATCGAGCTACCGGTGCGGATCTTCTTCGAGACGCCCACCATCGAGAGCATGGCGCAGGCCATCGACATCGTGCGGCGCACCGGCGACGACACCGCGTTTATCGCCGAGGCCCCCGAGTATGTGAAGGCCGAGGCCGTGCTCGACCCCAGCATCACCGCCGAGGGCGCGCGCCCCGCCGAGCACACCAGCGACCCGCGCCGGATCTTCCTGACCGGCGGCACCGGCTACCTGGGCGCGTTCCTGCTGGCCGAGCTGCTGCGCCGCACCAGCGCCACCATCTACTGCCACGCCCGCGCCCGCGACGAGCAGGACGCCCTGGCCCGCATCGCTGCCAATCTTCAGCACTACGGCCTGTGGGATGAGGCCCAGCGCCACCGCCTCGTTCCGGTGGTGGGCGACCTGGCCCAGCCGCTGCTCGGCCTCAGCGAGGAGCGCTTCCTAGAGCTGGCCGACCTGATCGACGTGATCTACCACGCCGGTGCGATCACCAGCTTCATCTACCCCTACACCACGCTCAAGCCCACCAACGTGCTGGGCACCCAGGAGGTGCTGCGCCTGGCCAGCCGCATCCGGCTCAAGCCCGTGCACCTCACCTCCACGCTCTATGTCTTTGGCCCTGGCGACAAGCACGAGGACGGCGGCCCCATGCGCGAGGACGATATCCCCGAGCACGTGGAGACCATGCACATCGGCTACCGCCAGAGCAAGTGGGTGGCCGAGCGGCTGCTGCTGCTGGCCCGCGAGCGCGGCATCCCGGTGGCGATCTACCGCCCCAGCCGCATCGCCGGGCACAGCCACACCGGCGCGTGCCAGACCAACGACTTCGTGTGGCGCATGATCCGCGCCTGCATCGACGCGTCGAGCGTGTTCAACCAGGACATGACCATGGATATGGTGCCGGTGGACTACGTGAGCGAGGCCATCGTGCACCTCTCGCTGCGGCCCGAGTCGCTCAACCAGGTCTTCCACCTGACCAACCCCAAGGTGCCGCGCCTGGATGAGATCGTCGAGTGGTCGCAGAGCTACGGCTACCCCATCCGCCGCGAGCCATACGAGACCTGGCGCGCGCGGCTGAAGGTGGCCGCCGAGCGCTCGAACCAGAACGCCTCGTTCGCGCTGGTGCCCTTCCTGCCGCAGGATCTGAGCCGCCAGCAGCTGGGCGACCTGCCCTTTGACGCCAGCAACACGCTGGCCGGGCTGGCTGGCTCGGGCATCGCCTGCCCGCTGATCGACGAGACCCGCTTCCACGTCTACCTAGACTACTTCACCCAGAGCGGGTTCCTGCGCACGCCCCAGGAGGTTGGGGCGGTGCTGGAGGAGGCCGGGGTGGCCTAG
- a CDS encoding alpha-ketoacid dehydrogenase subunit beta → MSERVIENLNRGLHTLLAADPEVFLLGEDVCDPYGGAFKASRGLSTRFPDRVLNTPIAENAIVGVAAGLALAGHRPIAEMMFGDFITLGFDQIVNFATKSATMYGRPVPMNMVVRCPVGGGRSYGPTHSQNLQKHFLGVPGLRLFELTPFHDCGELLGHMLSLGTPSILFEDKVLYSQPMHQGGAVDDLFTYEKFGPGGAFVRVAPDGFDSCDVLMIAPGGMLARCLSAAKTLLIEDEIIAQIVVPLQLYPFDPAPLEALAAASGLVLVAEEGTAGGTWGGEVASQLYARLWGALRHRVVQLSSHDSIIPCAPHLERQVLIQAEDIYAAIKAEVLHV, encoded by the coding sequence ATGAGCGAGCGCGTGATCGAGAACCTGAACCGTGGCCTGCACACGCTGCTGGCCGCCGACCCCGAGGTGTTTCTGCTGGGCGAGGATGTGTGCGACCCCTACGGCGGCGCGTTCAAGGCCAGCCGGGGTCTCTCCACCCGCTTCCCCGACCGCGTGCTGAACACGCCGATCGCCGAGAACGCGATCGTGGGCGTGGCGGCGGGCCTGGCGCTGGCGGGCCACAGGCCGATCGCCGAGATGATGTTTGGCGACTTCATCACGCTGGGCTTCGACCAGATCGTCAACTTCGCCACCAAGTCGGCCACGATGTACGGCAGGCCCGTGCCCATGAATATGGTGGTGCGCTGCCCGGTGGGCGGCGGGCGCTCCTACGGCCCCACCCACAGCCAGAACCTGCAGAAGCACTTTCTGGGCGTGCCCGGCCTGCGTCTGTTCGAGCTGACGCCCTTCCACGACTGCGGCGAGCTGCTGGGCCACATGCTCTCGCTCGGCACGCCCAGCATTTTGTTCGAGGACAAGGTGCTCTACAGCCAGCCGATGCACCAGGGCGGCGCGGTCGACGACCTGTTCACCTACGAGAAATTCGGCCCGGGCGGCGCGTTTGTGCGGGTCGCGCCCGATGGCTTCGACAGCTGCGACGTGCTGATGATCGCCCCCGGCGGGATGCTGGCCCGCTGCCTCAGCGCCGCCAAGACCCTGCTGATCGAGGATGAGATCATCGCCCAGATCGTGGTGCCGCTGCAGCTCTACCCCTTCGACCCCGCGCCGCTGGAGGCGCTGGCCGCCGCGAGCGGCCTGGTGCTGGTGGCCGAGGAGGGCACCGCAGGCGGCACCTGGGGCGGCGAGGTGGCCAGCCAGCTCTACGCGCGGCTGTGGGGCGCGCTGCGGCACCGCGTGGTGCAGCTCAGCTCGCACGACAGCATCATCCCCTGCGCGCCGCATCTGGAGCGCCAGGTGCTCATCCAGGCCGAAGATATCTATGCCGCAATCAAGGCGGAGGTTCTGCATGTATAA
- a CDS encoding acyl carrier protein yields MNLEELFASVLNVPAETLSDDSCPATVRAWNSLGHLKLISAMEEIFGIAFSSAEIRGLKTLGGARALLQAKGAL; encoded by the coding sequence ATGAACCTTGAGGAGCTATTCGCGAGCGTGCTGAATGTGCCCGCCGAGACGCTGAGCGACGACTCGTGCCCGGCCACGGTGCGGGCCTGGAACAGCCTGGGCCACCTGAAGCTGATCAGCGCGATGGAGGAGATCTTCGGCATCGCGTTCAGCAGCGCCGAGATCCGTGGGCTGAAGACGCTGGGCGGCGCGCGCGCGCTGCTGCAGGCCAAGGGCGCGCTGTAG
- a CDS encoding thiamine pyrophosphate-dependent dehydrogenase E1 component subunit alpha: protein MTLTTTLELWEPQTALGQLPDEDLALMLRIRHFEQALLDLFSRGKLSGTTHTCLGQEYVPVAMRTLLRPSDYVFSHHRGHGHYLARFEEPTGLLAEIMGREGAVCGGVGGSQHIYRDRFLSSGVQGESMPVAAGVALHLKRAGQGDLAAVYIGDGSWSAGGVYEALNIAKLWHLPLVVLTENNGIALSTPLECELAGTIAGRARAFGVAYAHVASKDVCAIRAQLAPLVDAARRDSEPLVVEFETDRLGPHSKGDDTRPAHELDALRERDWTAAYREQFPAQFAALDAQERERIAQAVRDVESRGPSVWRQA from the coding sequence ATGACCCTCACCACGACGCTTGAGCTATGGGAGCCGCAGACCGCCCTCGGGCAGCTGCCCGACGAGGATCTGGCCTTGATGCTGCGCATCCGCCACTTCGAGCAGGCCCTGCTCGACCTGTTCTCGCGCGGGAAGCTGAGCGGCACCACCCACACCTGCCTGGGCCAGGAATACGTGCCCGTGGCCATGCGCACCCTGCTGCGCCCCAGCGACTACGTGTTCAGCCACCACCGTGGGCACGGACACTACCTGGCCCGCTTCGAGGAGCCGACCGGGCTGCTGGCCGAGATCATGGGGCGCGAGGGTGCGGTGTGCGGCGGCGTGGGCGGCAGCCAGCACATCTACCGCGACCGCTTCCTCTCCAGCGGGGTGCAGGGCGAGAGCATGCCGGTGGCCGCCGGGGTGGCGCTGCACCTCAAGCGGGCGGGCCAGGGCGATCTGGCCGCCGTCTACATCGGCGATGGCAGCTGGAGCGCGGGCGGCGTCTACGAGGCGCTGAATATCGCCAAGCTGTGGCACCTGCCGCTGGTGGTGCTGACCGAGAACAACGGCATCGCGCTTTCCACCCCGCTGGAGTGCGAGCTGGCTGGCACTATCGCCGGGCGGGCCAGGGCGTTTGGCGTGGCCTACGCCCACGTGGCCAGCAAGGATGTGTGCGCCATCCGCGCCCAGCTGGCCCCGCTGGTCGACGCGGCGCGCCGCGACAGCGAGCCGCTGGTGGTGGAGTTCGAGACCGACCGGCTGGGGCCGCACAGCAAGGGCGACGACACCCGCCCCGCGCACGAGCTAGACGCCCTGCGCGAGCGCGACTGGACCGCCGCCTACCGCGAGCAGTTCCCCGCGCAGTTCGCGGCGCTGGACGCCCAGGAGCGCGAGCGGATCGCTCAGGCCGTGCGCGATGTCGAGTCGCGCGGCCCCAGCGTGTGGAGGCAGGCATGA
- a CDS encoding dehydrogenase — translation MPQSRRRFCMYKVLVPLVNNNEDTYTLSRWLVKDGQQVAADDLIASVESTKATVELAADQAGIVHQAVAQGAAVAFGDVAAYIFADEAERAAFLAQGQPAAPQAATSCTITKAARELMDQHGIAEAQVLALGKKIVTKADVEPLIGAQDAQPAGGIALSKRQIGIGEVVSRSYHSIPRAFLAMKVYVDAALAALAELSASSDCMIGLTELLVQQVALLQPQFPLLYGGLAEPGRFLPAEGAHVGVTMDGGRGLFIPVVRDAAARSLPEIADTLMDFRIKALRNSFQPEDLAGGAVTISLNVEPDTLFVLPIILPDQAAMLSLGAEQEELYLAEGGAVARRRFVTLGLAYDHRVINGYEAAQWMKALKAQVEQARLADVGAAQ, via the coding sequence ATGCCGCAATCAAGGCGGAGGTTCTGCATGTATAAGGTGCTTGTTCCGCTGGTGAACAACAACGAGGATACCTACACGCTCTCGCGCTGGCTGGTGAAAGATGGCCAGCAGGTGGCCGCCGACGACCTGATCGCCTCGGTCGAGTCGACCAAGGCCACGGTGGAGCTGGCCGCCGATCAGGCTGGCATCGTGCACCAGGCGGTGGCGCAGGGCGCGGCGGTGGCGTTTGGCGATGTGGCGGCCTATATCTTTGCCGACGAGGCCGAGCGCGCCGCCTTCCTGGCCCAGGGCCAGCCCGCCGCGCCCCAGGCCGCTACATCCTGCACTATCACCAAGGCCGCCCGCGAGCTGATGGACCAGCACGGCATCGCCGAGGCGCAGGTGCTGGCGCTGGGCAAGAAGATCGTGACCAAGGCCGATGTGGAGCCGCTGATCGGCGCGCAGGACGCGCAGCCAGCGGGCGGCATCGCGCTCTCGAAGCGCCAGATCGGCATTGGCGAGGTGGTCAGCCGCTCGTACCACAGCATCCCGCGCGCCTTTCTGGCCATGAAGGTCTACGTCGACGCCGCCCTAGCGGCCCTGGCCGAGCTCTCGGCCAGCAGCGACTGTATGATCGGCCTGACCGAGCTGCTGGTGCAGCAGGTGGCCCTGCTCCAGCCACAGTTCCCGCTGCTCTACGGCGGGCTGGCCGAGCCGGGCCGCTTCCTGCCCGCCGAGGGCGCGCACGTGGGCGTGACGATGGACGGCGGGCGCGGCCTATTCATCCCCGTGGTGCGCGACGCCGCCGCCCGCAGCCTGCCCGAGATCGCCGACACGCTGATGGACTTCCGCATCAAGGCGCTGCGCAACTCCTTCCAGCCCGAGGATCTGGCGGGCGGCGCGGTCACGATCTCGCTGAATGTGGAGCCGGACACGCTGTTTGTGCTGCCGATCATCCTGCCCGATCAGGCGGCCATGCTGTCGCTGGGGGCCGAGCAGGAGGAGCTGTACCTAGCCGAGGGTGGCGCGGTGGCGCGGCGGCGCTTTGTGACGCTGGGCCTAGCCTACGACCATCGGGTGATCAACGGCTACGAGGCCGCGCAGTGGATGAAGGCCCTGAAGGCCCAGGTCGAGCAGGCTCGCCTGGCAGATGTAGGAGCGGCACAATGA